A section of the Malus sylvestris chromosome 17, drMalSylv7.2, whole genome shotgun sequence genome encodes:
- the LOC126609872 gene encoding uncharacterized protein LOC126609872, with product MEQNNLPVIARRIWSIVRVAFFMLKKGISKRKLLLDLNMMMKRGKLASKALSNLMFHHHHHNHYHPHYSSTTSSAAPQEYEFSCSNTPNYPFHLMGKRRHHNNRNNFFTCAHAQLTQDDEMATAGAVKAVMEMLNNDLLAVETVASVAASPVLPGFGKSPMVRQLRITDSPFPLREADEDSHVDKAAEEFIEKFYKNLWQQRRMHE from the coding sequence ATGGAACAAAATAATCTACCAGTAATTGCTAGGAGAATATGGAGTATAGTACGTGTAGCTTTCTTCATGCTAAAAAAGGGCATTTCAAAGCGGAAGCTCCTACTCGACCTCAACATGATGATGAAGCGTGGCAAACTCGCCAGCAAAGCCCTAAGCAACCTCATGTTCCACCATCATCATCACAACCACTACCACCCCCACTACAGCAGCACCACCTCTTCTGCCGCCCCACAAGAGTATGAGTTCAGCTGCAGCAACACCCCCAACTACCCTTTTCACCTCATGGGCAAGCGCCGCCACCACAACAATCGCAACAACTTTTTCACATGTGCTCACGCGCAGCTAACTCAGGATGATGAGATGGCGACCGCAGGTGCCGTTAAGGCGGTTATGGAGATGTTGAATAATGATTTGTTGGCTGTGGAGACGGTGGCATCCGTGGCAGCATCACCGGTGCTTCCCGGGTTTGGAAAGAGCCCTATGGTCCGCCAACTAAGGATAACGGACTCACCATTTCCTTTGAGGGAGGCCGATGAGGATAGCCACGTAGATAAAGCGGCGGAGGAGTTTATAGAGAAGTTTTATAAGAATTTGTGGCAGCAGAGGAGAATGCATGAGTAA